From Glycine max cultivar Williams 82 chromosome 11, Glycine_max_v4.0, whole genome shotgun sequence, the proteins below share one genomic window:
- the LOC100796904 gene encoding protein GRAVITROPIC IN THE LIGHT 1 has translation MPEMDGSSAKPPQISEMFQKFALAFKTKTFEFFSEEENNASPLLDDIDGFSLLDSTEEIITDQKVVVIKPDPDPSLKSPPSPPPESPPPPPPPPPPQITHPPPPPEFREPETPPPPPLTEAQIRETTHALISSVFAAVSAFEASYFQLQSAHVPFVEEHVTSADKVLVSHLQRLSELKKFYCNPEPRGFPFGSRLGAEVEENQSKLRTLGTVSNRLQWELEQKHDEVVALRAKLDEIHRGNVNLSKKLCARALNPSSDVLLTVKVFDSLLHDASRATHRFTKILIGLMRKAGWDLGLAANAVHPNVDYAKKGHNQYALLSYVCLGIFHGFDSMNFGMEDGEELVVSNGHGSLDLEDRDGCLKQLLEHVSSNPMELLGIHPGCEFSRFCEHKYERLIHPSMESSIFVNLEEKEAVLNSWRSLSMFYEAFVGMASAVWTLHKLSYTFDPTVEIFQVERGVEFSMIYMEDVTKRLTWPNKGRAKVGFTVLPGFRIGRVVIQSQVYISNFKCTE, from the coding sequence ATGCCTGAAATGGATGGCTCCTCCGCCAAACCCCCTCAAATCTCCGAAATGTTTCAGAAATTCGCCCTCGCTTTCAAGACCAAAACCTTCGAATTCTTCTCCGAGGAAGAAAACAACGCTTCCCCTCTCCTCGACGACATCGACGGTTTCTCCCTCCTTGACTCCACCGAAGAAATCATCACCGACCAGAAAGTTGTCGTCATCAAACCCGACCCCGATCCCTCCCTAAAATCCCCCCCATCTCCGCCGCCGGAATCCCCTCCTCCTCCGcctccgccgccgccgccacAGATCACCCATCCTCCTCCGCCCCCGGAATTCCGCGAGCCCGAAACGCCGCCTCCGCCGCCGCTAACCGAAGCTCAGATCAGAGAAACGACACACGCCCTGATCTCCTCGGTCTTCGCCGCAGTCTCCGCTTTCGAAGCCTCCTACTTCCAGCTCCAGAGCGCGCACGTGCCGTTCGTGGAGGAGCACGTGACGAGCGCGGACAAGGTTTTAGTTTCCCACCTCCAAAGGCTCTCGGAGCTGAAGAAATTCTACTGCAACCCCGAGCCACGAGGTTTTCCCTTCGGGTCACGTTTGGGGGCCGAAGTGGAAGAGAATCAGAGCAAATTGAGAACCCTAGGCACCGTCTCGAACCGCTTGCAGTGGGAACTGGAGCAGAAGCACGACGAGGTTGTAGCCCTAAGAGCCAAACTCGACGAGATTCATCGGGGTAACGTGAATTTGTCTAAGAAGCTCTGTGCTCGCGCTTTGAACCCTTCTTCTGATGTTTTGTTAACCGTTAAGGTGTTTGATTCGTTGTTGCACGACGCATCTAGAGCGACCCATAGGTTCACCAAGATTTTGATTGGGTTGATGAGGAAGGCGGGGTGGGATTTAGGTTTAGCCGCCAATGCGGTTCATCCCAATGTTGATTACGCCAAGAAAGGGCACAACCAATACGCGCTCTTGTCATACGTTTGTTTGGGGATCTTTCACGGTTTTGATTCGATGAATTTCGGAATGGAGGATGGGGAGGAACTGGTGGTGTCGAATGGGCACGGTAGTTTGGATTTGGAGGATAGGGATGGTTGCTTGAAGCAACTGCTTGAGCATGTGTCTAGCAATCCCATGGAATTGCTGGGCATTCACCCGGGCTGCGAGTTTTCGCGGTTTTGCGAGCACAAGTATGAGAGGCTCATCCATCCCTCAATGGAGTCGTCCATTTTCGTCAATTTGGAGGAGAAGGAGGCGGTGTTGAACTCGTGGCGCTCATTGAGTATGTTCTACGAGGCCTTTGTTGGAATGGCGAGTGCTGTTTGGACACTGCATAAGTTGTCCTACACGTTCGATCCCACGGTTGAGATCTTTCAAGTGGAAAGAGGTGTGGAGTTTTCTATGATATACATGGAAGATGTGACAAAGAGGTTGACCTGGCCGAACAAGGGCAGGGCGAAGGTTGGATTCACTGTGCTTCCTGGTTTCAGAATTGGGAGGGTAGTTATTCAATCACAGGTTTACATAAGTAATTTCAAATGTACAGAGTAG